One Parasteatoda tepidariorum isolate YZ-2023 chromosome 1, CAS_Ptep_4.0, whole genome shotgun sequence genomic window, aggtattaGTCGTAGCTCAGGAAAGCAtctacgtgttttttttttttttaaaagttttggtttaattaaataaaaaaaattgctacaaagtttttaattgtaaaaaaaaatatatgtatattttctctttgcaaattataattataaaatattgctatttcAATAGATTTTGATTTCTATCATTTTAACTCATGGGCTaattcatttaagaattttacaaaatcaaataaatttctctttcttagttatagaaaacttttgacaaaatacagactttctaaaaatattgtgaaaaagttATTGTGACTTAAACTTCGTTCGGTGGAAATATTAGGCCCTGAAAATTGTATACAACCCTGATAAACCTTTCAGGGTTTcctaaaatatatcaatgaaaatttattatatgtatccaatatttcaaaatgaatatatttttagactaagaatctggaaataaaattttcagcttgaaaaaaaaaatctaagtattttaaaaataaaggtccAAAATATCCCAATTTTGTATTAACCTTTCTACTATAAACTATGCTTTCATCTACTGTGAGTTTTGCACAAAATGCCATGTTCAAAGAAAAAGCTTAATAAATATCGTCAGACCCATAGTTTGGCAGGAAACTGTAATTTAGAATATCCGTTGAAGGCTAAAATATCTCTTCTAATTAATTCATCGCTTCTCTTATCATAGCTGGAATAgcatgaatattttctaattttagattaattcagttctataaagatatatatatttatcgctcatgggctgcagcagtgacacaactaaaaaaacatgcgttttgGAACAggtgtaattataaaaatacattttctttcagcagcaatactattacaactcataattcaacttgaagataatcttcgtttaagcaaactaaagcatttcctattcattttgcttagcaatgaaaactttaaacccacttatatcaaaaattaattttttgagttgtgccgatTGCAGCCCATAAGCgatgtatacatacatatatattcttttctaaTTGTGAGATTGCTTACAGACTAAAAAGCGCAAAAACtttgttatgtttaaatattttaataaaaagaaataaataaatgctaattattttaaaattaataataaaatttttgtcatattattgaaaaaactattttcctgctttaggctactaaaagcaactattttgttcatttttttctgtggtaAACTTGTCCATTTAATAatgcttattataattttttccccccaGTTTTATTGAGTGTCGTCATGAGTTATGATGAGTCATTCTGAGGGAAAGGCTGAAGTCCAGGTAACACATCCTGGTCTTGCATTTCCTTTTGCTACTGCGGCAATACCCCCACATCCTCATATCAACCAGTGGTGTCGCTTTTCCATACCCGAAAGATTGCCTCTGAAGCCATTTCGTCAGGACAGATTCAATAGACTCCCTCTACCCCCTTCTATAATGGCAACAAGCAAAGTGGTTTCCAACAGCGGTGCTGCTCCCCAACAAACAGTATTAAACGAAAAACGAGGCGTCGACCCTTTCCTGAAAATTCAGCAACTCGAGAAAAGCTTAGCTTTTGTTCAAGAAAACCATGCCATCATGCTTAAAAGCTTACATGAAGAAATAGAAgacttgaaattgaaaaatagaggcaaggatatttttatttatttattgtaatcgTTTGATTTGTCAAGAGCCTCGTGGGAGACTTACATATTCTTTGAATGGTTAACCTGTCTccctgagaaaatttttttagcaaaacttgtttgttaaaaaaaatatcttttgaaaattggatttaaattattaacatatagTCAGGgtgtgtagcatttttaaaaagtgcttaaaggcgcttattttcattttttaaaagcccttaaaggggcttttttcattgggtgtttttaaaaagtgcttaattttccctttatcaaaatgagatttttcctttaccatgttgatttttgcttcgaattatacaaaaagacacagttcacattgttctattcaatgttttcacaattaattcaaccccaatctatttccacgtattgtcagtccgtagcatGTGAAAATGctattcgttttacatgattcaaaatttcatgatttttgacaattgtcaaaaacttatgacatttttttaaagtgctgtaaaatattttttgagtgcttaaaggtgcttattttttgtttaatttggcTACATACCCTGTCAGAGGGtatgtagcatttttaaaaagtgcttaaaggtgcttatttttgatttaagttttttaaaagccttttaaggtgctttttttatttggggtttgtaataattgtttaattttctatattttgaaaagagattttttctttgtcgtgtcgattgtcattttaaattacgaaaaatgcatgatttttgcaattttctctgcaatatttatcagaacaGAAACtattatcatgattatgtaaagtttttgaattttattgattttatgtttataaataaagaactttaaacgatagaagaaaaaaaatttatttactgtacAGATCCNttttttttttttttttttggaaagtgattaaaaatattttttgactgcttaaaaagtacttatagGGTGCTACGCCTgctaattgttaaaaaaatcaataaaattaatttttatcaaggaAGTACAAATAaggcttaaaataatttttatttaagttattacaCAAGTActttgtcttttaatttttaaaacagtttgatATTTGTcttattatactaaaaaaaaaaaagtttttagctaAAGAAAGTCGAAATAGTTAAATTGAGTgctttttggttttaaaaaaaagagtaaaaatagaattgtttttgGTTAATGGTTGTgtgtcaaatatatataatatgattttgttaactaaaaaaatttcttaggcATATATgtgtaatgaaattttcatgtGTTTTCTTGCTCTTTCCAAGTTAAATAGAAATACAAAAACCTATTTCATTCAGTTATAAagtgtaacaaaaattaaaaaattatgtggcttaaactatttaaaaatatagaatgtcACTATCAAAAAGACAGTGAAGTCACATAATGTCTTGTATCTATCtgcattttgataaaaaccTATTTGATTCAGTTataaagtatacaaaaattgaaaatttattaggcctaaactttttaaaaatatagaatcaaATGTCTTATATCTACCTGCAGTttggcttaatatttttttaaaaggacgctatagcctggttggtagagcactgggcccatgtctgaAAGGTTGTGGGTTTGGTTCACCCTTTCCGAaaactccctgtgtagtaaatggtgactgatgcacgttcaatctgtcgagtcacaaagtccttcatgttcccataacaaattatacctctgggggtactgattcaggagtttccttgtctactggattgattcaaaattacaaggctatggagttgaaaattagtCGATCAATGTCAACCCAAAATTGGTTCGGCTGTGCAACagcagttataaattttttttctgacttagtaaatcaattaaaaaacaaaaaaaaaaaaacaaatatcaatcATAAATTGCAATTCACTGGggtataaaaaaggaaaattttgctCGCATGCATTTACCtattcttaacatttaaaatagtattttttttcctgcaattgattagttcttttattgtttttggaatgtataaatgtttaattaatcaaGAATTTTCTCATTAGAATTGCTCTTTGAACTTGTTACTGGAGTACCTGCCCTACCAAAAGAAGTGTCGGACAAGGAAAAGGGTTTGTTATATTCCCatgattataataatagaattttttagaatgtaataatagaattatttgaGGTGGCGAATgataagtacataaaaaaattgcaaaaaaaaaaaaaatgcattatagaaaatattttttagtgtattCCATAAactttttgacataaaaaaatatgtttaaggtttacattgaaattttataaatttgtaaagctCATTGTTCAGTGCTCAAAATTGACTATGGTATTTTTATGTGGGACCACTAAAATCTAACTTATAATATTCAATGTTCTTCATTGTAACTGTGAatattacacatatttttaagaaaaaattaaaaacatattaaaatatttttttaattttttcttaaaatttaatttgatatgtttttattggtacacttaaaaatatgtaaatttataccttggaatctttttaatatgatttgatATCTTTTCTAAATTGACCACTGAAATCTAACTTGAATCACCCTACTCGTAATATTCAATGTTTCTCATTTAACTGTGATTATTACACATTctccacttttttttccttctacctctatgtgttataaaataagaaaatttaaaaaaaaaatttaatttgacatATGGGTacacttaaaaatatgtaaatttaaaatataccttgGAATCTTTTTAGTATGATTTGATATCTTTCCTACTGTATTAATACTGTCTTACAGGTGtaagtgtaaaatattaagaagtaaTTCTGTGAATGATTTTCcataacatttttaactaattcaGGTTCAGAAAAATAGGCATTACCCTAAAAAACCAAATTAGGTTTCTCAGAATGACCGAccaaattagaataattaatgaattacaaACAGAGCTCTAGACATTGTATAAAATGACTGATGAATGGCCAATAGTCATACATTGATTAGGCAAAGTATATAATtctcatttcatattttgactCAAAATGTCATGTATTTAATGCAATGACTGGACATTCTTTTCAATGCCAGAATTTAATTCATTGAGGGTTATAGGTAATGTATAttatagtacttaaaaatagtataaagattccttattatcaaacatcaaaatttcattacattaaaacaatatttttttttaattttaatgaatttaatttgttacagattctaatttaattaatttggttaCATTAAGTGGCAGAAGCCCTTGTCTAGTTAAAAGACTTCTAGCAACTTTTTGTTAACCAACCTtgttatgtaaaaaagaaaaaaattcttttttttttttaatgttacttaatttttttattttttgtgacgtgtggttaattaatatttttttttattagctgcactgttgaattttgaaaaattttgaactgaaaattttctgtgttattgtttttatagttttaatatatgtCTTAAACAAAGATTGGGGGATTTATACTACAAGCTTCTATTTTTAGATGTCCTGTagtggactgattgtaaagacacggtttccaatagaacactgaagtcaagcatcacttttggtcagtaagcgggtgaacaaccactttgatcagtctgtgCATGAATCAAGGGTGCACAGTATCgattctcgttaaactgttctaccgttaaGTGCTAGACTTCGCTTGGAGTTcgagctaccaaagcaggggagccaccCTCTTTGTGATGGCGTGACTTCAagtcatcctcagggatgtttcccagaccatcgccaatagcccattatgcagttaaagtgcgacgtaaataaagtacctacctacctattTTTAGACATGTGACACCAATTTTggccaaaaaataaaaaacatttactagGTTTTCAAAGTAGAgttgaaaatttagattaattcatttgaattgatttgttaaaaattgagcCTTTGCTATTGCATGATATTTTAGTTATGAActtgtgaattttaaatttttttctatttataaattttactttatgaattTCAGAAACATCTGATGAGCAACACACAGAAGcagttgaaaaattagaaaaagaaattcgaaaATTGCGTAGTGCTCTTAGAGATGCGGCTAAGGTTAATTCCTCCTTATCAAATCAAGTGCAGGACTTGAAAAGGTATAAGATAGATTTTCTTTATGACAGTgcagaatatttgaaaaaaaaaacatttttctctaatttttattgtatatgaGTAAactatcaggggtctgtccaggatgaatttactaccgtttagcagtaccttcacaaattcaactttaggataagcggtagtttcacaaataaaaaagcaagttcTCATGCAAACCCCAATCTCATGTTGCAATCTGTGGAAAACAGGAGCTTTTCTTCCAGCTGCCTTATACGAAAAGGTAGATCGTGTTTGCTCAGATAGTACAACGTGGTAAGCCCAACCGGTCACTTAAGCCATATCAAAGCGagccttttttttctctgagtttttaaaaatgaaacaaagagTTGACTTTACAAGAAGTTGAAACTcacaaattaacattaatgtaaatttattctaacagacttttatttttttatgaactatttttttttctctgtaaaacTTTTCTGTATTACCAAGTTGAAAATGttctcataattaaaataaattttagcactAGAACTGttaaatgattgattttattaaaatcaaggtGAAAGTTAACTATTGGCaatgatttttatggattttgaTCTTTGGATCCAATTTTTACCccaaattttacaatagcaaaattgtttttgaatatatggggaaagatatatagaaatttaccagtcaaaaattatttatatttttggagacaattttttaaaatattttattactttaccatatttctgtgttgattttttaatataattttcacaaGTTATGTctgaattttcacaaaataggtacctcttaaaaaacataaacagacccctgactaTTAAAGCAGAAACttctaaattgtttaataaattataaagtttactaAAGTTTTCTTGTTAGCAGTTAGGTTAAGTGTTGaagagtaatttatttatcacaGCTGTTTGCAGAAttgttaaatgtaaaatgttttgtttaaaatgtttgttagtAACATTTTGAAATGGCATATATTGAATAACATTCAGTCAAATCTTGATATCACAAAATCGAATAGtgacatgaaaaatttttcaatattgagaatcaagtactaaatatttttaaaattttagtcaagCTTATAACtgtgccaacattttaaaagttgtataacatgtatttatttaaaaaagcagttCCTTGAATCAGGTTCAATATCTTTGgttctttatttgattttatgctttgctgatatttttctattcttcaAGAAAAGTCTTTGATTTCAAGAAAACGTTTTAAATTCctcagaagttaaaaaaaaagttttttttttgttttttgtgtgatcaaaaatattttgtaaaattgaggATCCTGAAGAAATATATTCAGCTAAAAGAGGCTTTTTCTATTCTCAGAATAGCAAGTGATAGTTTTCTTCCTTTGGGTTTTTAGATGGATGGCCCACCCTGCCTGCCCTTCTTTAAAGGTAAATGCACCCTCCTTGCcctttttttgacaattgttgTCCctcttttatttagaaaaaaaattctcttttttattttaagaaaagaaagcagTTAAAGTGTAGAACTTCAGATTACTATAACTAGTGGAAAGTGTATTTAGGCTAAgttaatataaactattttttttattatttttcatcatcaaTGGCTCAACAGCCCAGGGTGGCCTTGGTCTTCTGACGAAGTGTTTTCCAGGCTAACCTTTTTCCTGCTAATTTTCCCCTGTTTTTAGTTTTCAAGACTAAAAGGTCTTTTTCTAGGTCATTTATCCATCTCAAATTTGGCCTACCTCTTTTTCGTGCCAACTGGTCAAtcattgaaaactctttttgtgATACAGTCTTTGTCCATTCTGATAACGTGACCTGGCCATTTAATTCTTTgacatttaataaagttaataatgtctGGTTCATTATGTGAGTTATAAAGCTCTAGATTTGATCTTATAAGCCACATaccattattttgaatttctccaAAAACACTTCTCAAGACCTTTCAATTAGCAGAATAGTAGAACTTCAGGTTACTATAACTAGTGGAAATTATATTTAGgctaagttaatataaaatattatttttcatatttattttattattttttgttttgtttcaaaggGCACAtgtctattaaaatataattaatatatatttagcgACATTAGGGCCCTTCAAATCAAGAGGTGCCAGTGATTTTGAAAAAGCACCCTGCAAATGCATAAGGAATTcagaatcaattaaaaaattcatattattaagttaattcTGTTTATTATTTGGTATATGTactgacaaattttaaaaattaatgaaaactttaCAATGGTATGCATCTTAAATGTTAGAgggatgaaaaaataaagagtaaattttctttaaatcttagacaatttaacaaatatttaaaatatagaattaataaatttttatatcattgctTAATCGAAAAGCAAAATTACTTAACAACTTGAAGTTTGACTTATTCATTTAGTATTTACACTTTTTCATAACAACGAAGTTGTTTAGTCTCCTGTATTTTCTGACTATATCCTGTTTACCCGAATGTCACCAAATTTCTCcgtttttgttaaagaaatttaaagtaaaattttggtGATAAAATATCCACTGATGCAAAAATACTTCacttattcctcaacagatggtgctattgccagtactgATGTTGAGTGTTAGTAGTTTAAGTCgaaccgtgatggctcaggagatagtgTTTGCTTCCCAATGATTTGaacccaggttcaaatcccagcaatgactagtcaatacgaattccgcatccggcttgcaccaaccacattGCTGAtgcgaaatatcctcagcggtagacggatcacagattagagtccccttgttgtCAGGCTGAttgtgggagattttcgtggttttcctctccatgtaactcaaatgcgggttagttctatcaaaaagtaaaatttctcccaatacctgatccaggctggattggtttcaaaattacaaggctacagagttaaacatcaacccaaaattgggtcggtcagtaaaatctctgttattttatttctccaatgttggcaagtatgctttaatagttaaataaaatatttttttcaaaaaaaaatgcacttacaATTTATATGTGATTCAttgtaaatgtattatttatttaatttccatgCTTTTGaatgtgtattaaattttaacataatcttTTTCAGAGACCAATATTCTAAACATGTGTCACGTAACAAGAATTACAATAAGACACCTCCAGATTCAGCAATTGATGATGGACAACAAATCCATTCACCAAATGGGTCGTCACCTCAAATGGAAGACTATTCTGATACTTTGAGGCAAATACAGAGAGCCTCTAATCATCGTAATGGAAaggttgaatatttttctttcagtactagtatcttcttttttttatttttttttacagtttttgttcaaatttgttctaaaaattcaaatttgctcttaattttaattcacatttGTCATTCTGAAAAACTTAAAGTTATCCCTTAATGATTtcatttagaaacatttaaaataaaaatttcaataatctcatatttcttaaaatattatgaatgtaGGGaccatataatattttacttctgaCATAACTATTTAGcttcaatatttattgtatttacatttcaaaactattgaaattttaatcgttttattaaaaaaattattgagctaagtaataaattttaatcaaaatttacaagggataataataagattcaataaaatttaataatcactATTTCACGTtagtaatatgaattttatttagtcttcttagtttgcttaattctttacatatttttctgaaatcagCATGATCAatgatattaaactttttattgttttttttaatatacttttataaacaacttaattttaaatctaaaaaatatacctgacagtttttttaaaaattgaatttaattaattttaattttgaattaaaattattcttttttaaataatcaaatgcagtgattattaattaaaaaaatggaatgtgtaactcaatattgaatattttagattctgcataaattgcttttatgttggctaatataatcaagaagatAGTTCTTGGtcagaaaatgttattttatcttaatcaatgcaacaacatattttttttaatgattttgcgttttgtttattaatctctctctctatatatattatatNtatatatatatatgtatgtatgtatgttagAAGAACTTTCTACAATaggtggaaaatttttttaattagtaaacaaACCCATAGCTGCTAACTCTACCGcattttccagtagactactggTTTATGCCAGTTTCTGCTGATCTActggtttaataataattctcctggtttttacaaattccctaaaattgagacAGTTTCCTAAACAGAtccttattgaaataaaatttttgctcaaattaTTACTTGTTTGAATATATTATACGTAATGAAACAagcctcatttataaaaagcctcatttatacttttttgttctaaaattttgagttattcAGAACTCcctttcttaattaattaaaagtcttTTTAACTATCTTCAAtgaattaaatgcatattactattcaaaattatgagtgaGCGTAATgcataacatttcatttaatgttaaggacaagaaaatatttttctattttgatgactgactataaaaatccctaaataataataaatcttctAACAATAATCCCCCatgtgtaaaatattaagtacattttgcaacaattatcatgaaatttattactttgtaaaatctactggatttttc contains:
- the LOC107442933 gene encoding uncharacterized protein, which codes for MMSHSEGKAEVQVTHPGLAFPFATAAIPPHPHINQWCRFSIPERLPLKPFRQDRFNRLPLPPSIMATSKVVSNSGAAPQQTVLNEKRGVDPFLKIQQLEKSLAFVQENHAIMLKSLHEEIEDLKLKNRELLFELVTGVPALPKEVSDKEKETSDEQHTEAVEKLEKEIRKLRSALRDAAKVNSSLSNQVQDLKRDQYSKHVSRNKNYNKTPPDSAIDDGQQIHSPNGSSPQMEDYSDTLRQIQRASNHRNGKREDRRNRHDDCKLDWSDSYVRNGNGYRHHHNYHHHQPQKSPRQQHQPRLPRLPLRNQQNYSHQQYEIQYHQRSSNTLPALKQPLVPVVDHRLDKSRKSRGPRLPPPKIDQVTN